Proteins from one Acropora muricata isolate sample 2 chromosome 9, ASM3666990v1, whole genome shotgun sequence genomic window:
- the LOC136928863 gene encoding protein phosphatase 1 regulatory subunit 3D-like: protein MNGLRSDHIPRKSIKKKVSFADAAGLALVNVKTIPCHPFCKKDQVNFAVGLRAKRRTERKERKLSPAFVDPLRLGSFMERVLKENVCLANISCNESSVTGVVWVTNIDFVKEVGVRVTLNDWNSYRDVWAYFLCSNQDKKTEQFGFRIAFPMHFQVGSKMKFAVRYSVAGSEFWDNNIGRNYELKCLKSI, encoded by the coding sequence ATGAATGGTCTTCGTAGCGACCACATTCCCAGAAAGTCGATAAAGAAGAAAGTGTCTTTTGCGGATGCCGCCGGCCTAGCACTGGTGAACGTGAAGACAATTCCGTGTCATCCATTTTGTAAAAAGGATCAAGTGAATTTTGCCGTTGGTTTACGTGCAAAACGTAGGactgaaaggaaagaaagaaaattgtcTCCAGCTTTTGTGGATCCTCTTCGATTAGGTTCTTTCATGGAGCGCGTCCTTAAGGAGAACGTTTGTCTAGCAAACATTTCTTGTAATGAGTCAAGTGTAACAGGAGTCGTGTGGGTAACCAACATTGATTTCGTTAAAGAGGTGGGAGTGAGAGTTACACTCAACGACTGGAACAGCTATCGAGATGTATGGGCATACTTTTTGTGTTCTAATCAGGACAAGAAAACGGAACAATTTGGATTTCGTATTGCATTTCCAATGCATTTTCAGGTCGGTTCAAAGATGAAATTTGCAGTTCGTTATTCTGTCGCTGGGAGCGAATTTTGGGACAATAACATCGGAAGAAACTATGAGCTTAAATGCCTCAAGAGTATCTGA
- the LOC136929345 gene encoding glycogen-binding subunit 76A-like — protein MGKKKRVTFADLLGFSLVSVVEIDARKEDPEKRLYRCLRKQRGNTASKTRYLTCLFEQPEKRDDFLDRVRQEYVCLESVVCDHFIVRGFVRVLNVSYSKVITIHYTTDEWKTIRQLEANHLCTSNDGTTDTFFFCVQFGSPCHEKCKMEFALRYAVDGREYWDNNHRKNYLICCASEE, from the coding sequence ATGGGGAAAAAGAAGCGAGTTACATTCGCTGATTTATTGGGGTTTTCACTTGTTTCAGTTGTAGAAATAGATGCTAGGAAGGAAGATCCAGAGAAACGGCTCTATCGCTGTTTACGAAAGCAAAGAGGTAACACTGCCTCTAAGACTCGATACCTCACATGTTTGTTTGAGCAGCCAGAAAAAAGAGACGACTTTCTCGATAGGGTTAGACAAGAGTACGTTTGCTTGGAAAGCGTAGTTTGCGACCATTTTATAGTTCGTGGATTTGTGAGAGTCTTAAACGTGTCTTATTCCAAAGTTATCACGATTCATTACACCACGGACGAGTGGAAAACCATTCGCCAGCTGGAGGCTAATCATCTTTGTACTTCAAATGATGGGACCACGGATACGTTCTTTTTCTGCGTACAATTTGGTTCGCCGTGCCACGAAAAGTGTAAAATGGAGTTTGCTCTTCGTTATGCAGTAGATGGAAGAGAATACTGGGACAACAATCACCGCAAAAACTATCTTATATGTTGTGCGAGTGAGGAATGA